A region of Syngnathoides biaculeatus isolate LvHL_M chromosome 20, ASM1980259v1, whole genome shotgun sequence DNA encodes the following proteins:
- the rps16 gene encoding 40S ribosomal protein S16, translating into MPAKGPLQSVQVFGRKKTATAVAHCKRGNGLIKVNGRPLEMVEPATLQYKLLEPVLLLGKERFAGVDIRVRVKGGGHVAQVYAIRQAISKSLVAYYQKYVDEASKKEIKDILIQYDRTLLVADPRRCESKKFGGPGARARYQKSYR; encoded by the exons ATGCCAGCGAAAGGTCCCCTACAATCTGTCCAGGTTTTTGGCCGCAAA AAAACTGCCACCGCAGTCGCCCACTGCAAGAGAGGCAATGGTCTGATTAAAGTGAACGGCAGACCCCTGGAGATGGTGGAGCCCGCCACCCTCCAGTACAAG CTCCTGGAGCCCGTGCTGCTGCTGGGCAAGGAGCGTTTCGCCGGAGTGGACATCAGAGTCCGAGTGAAGGGTGGCGGACACGTTGCGCAGGTTTACG CCATCCGTCAGGCCATCTCCAAATCCTTGGTGGCGTACTATCAGAAGT ACGTGGACGAGGCCTCCAAGAAGGAGATCAAGGACATCCTGATCCAGTACGACAGGACTCTGCTGGTGGCCGACCCGCGTCGCTGCGAGTCCAAGAAGTTCGGTGGACCCGGAGCCCGCGCCCGCTACCAGAAGTCCTACCGTTAA